In one window of Dokdonia sp. PRO95 DNA:
- a CDS encoding rhodanese-like domain-containing protein — protein MKQIILIMSILSFLFGSKPQQNSNITVLNAADFKTAITNKKVQLVDVRTKNEFDSGHIQKAVNIDIFDKNNFISAFNSYNKEEPVYIYCRSGNRSKKASKTLDSLGFKQIFDLKGGFMAWQ, from the coding sequence ATGAAACAAATAATCCTTATTATGTCCATATTATCATTCCTTTTTGGAAGTAAGCCTCAACAAAATAGCAATATCACTGTTCTTAATGCAGCAGATTTTAAAACGGCAATCACAAATAAAAAAGTACAGCTAGTAGATGTGAGAACTAAGAATGAGTTCGATAGTGGTCATATACAGAAAGCTGTAAACATTGATATTTTTGATAAGAATAATTTCATTTCTGCTTTCAATTCTTACAATAAAGAAGAGCCAGTTTATATCTACTGCAGATCTGGAAACAGGAGTAAGAAAGCTTCAAAAACCTTAGACAGCTTAGGATTCAAACAGATTTTTGACTTAAAGGGAGGATTTATGGCTTGGCAGTAA
- a CDS encoding MBL fold metallo-hydrolase: MNVEQIYTGCLAQGAYYIESNGEVAIIDPLREVTPYLNRAKQDDAKIKYIFETHFHADFVSGHVTLSKATGAPIVFGPNANPSFDAIIATDRQEFPLGDVTIVSLHTPGHTMESTTYLLRDKDGKDHAIFSGDTLFLGDVGRPDLAQKMGELTEKDLAGFLYDSLRNKIMPLADDVTVYPAHGAGSACGKNMMKETVDTLGNQKQMNYALRADMTKEEFIAEVIDGLLPPPQYFPLNVKMNKEGYEDIDEVLKRGTQALSPEAFEAAANETGAIVLDVRHQDEFAKGHIPRSIFIGIDGSFAPWVGALIADVKQPLLLVTEPGREKETITRLSRVGFDNTLGYLKGGFTAWKQAAMEYDTVSSITATTFKNELEKGNKPVFDVRKESEYLSEHVIGANNTPLDFLNNHLAEFPDEPFYVHCAGGYRSMIASSILKSRGIHNLIDVKGGFKDIKETGTPVSEFVCPTTL, translated from the coding sequence ATGAACGTTGAACAAATATATACTGGTTGTCTAGCTCAGGGAGCATATTACATTGAAAGTAATGGTGAAGTAGCTATCATTGACCCTTTAAGAGAGGTAACGCCATATTTAAATAGGGCAAAACAAGATGATGCAAAAATCAAATATATTTTTGAAACTCATTTTCATGCAGACTTTGTAAGTGGTCACGTAACCTTATCTAAGGCGACAGGTGCTCCTATTGTTTTTGGACCAAATGCAAACCCAAGTTTTGATGCTATTATAGCAACAGATAGACAAGAATTTCCACTAGGAGATGTCACTATTGTATCCTTGCACACGCCTGGTCATACAATGGAAAGCACCACGTATCTTCTTAGAGATAAAGACGGGAAGGATCATGCAATATTTAGTGGAGACACCTTATTTCTAGGCGACGTGGGAAGACCAGATCTTGCTCAAAAAATGGGCGAACTCACAGAAAAAGATCTCGCAGGTTTTCTTTATGATAGCTTACGCAATAAAATTATGCCGCTAGCAGATGACGTTACGGTATACCCTGCTCACGGAGCTGGATCTGCTTGCGGAAAGAACATGATGAAAGAAACGGTAGACACACTAGGTAATCAAAAGCAAATGAATTATGCTTTACGTGCAGATATGACTAAGGAAGAATTTATAGCAGAAGTTATAGACGGCCTCCTACCACCACCACAATACTTCCCTCTCAATGTGAAAATGAATAAAGAAGGATATGAGGATATAGATGAAGTTCTGAAAAGAGGCACACAGGCATTATCTCCAGAAGCTTTTGAAGCTGCGGCAAATGAGACAGGAGCCATTGTATTAGACGTGCGTCATCAAGATGAATTTGCCAAAGGGCATATCCCTAGATCTATTTTTATAGGTATAGATGGAAGTTTTGCTCCTTGGGTAGGTGCTTTAATTGCAGATGTAAAACAACCTTTATTGTTAGTTACAGAACCAGGAAGAGAGAAGGAAACGATTACTAGATTATCTCGTGTAGGTTTTGACAACACCTTAGGATATCTAAAAGGAGGATTTACTGCATGGAAGCAAGCTGCCATGGAATACGATACGGTGAGCTCTATTACAGCCACAACATTTAAAAACGAATTAGAAAAAGGTAACAAGCCTGTTTTTGATGTGCGCAAAGAAAGTGAGTACCTATCAGAACATGTGATTGGGGCTAATAACACGCCACTAGATTTCTTAAACAATCATCTAGCCGAGTTCCCAGATGAGCCTTTTTATGTGCACTGTGCTGGAGGTTATAGAAGTATGATAGCCTCATCGATTTTAAAAAGTAGAGGAATTCACAATCTGATTGATGTAAAAGGAGGATTTAAAGATATTAAAGAAACCGGGACACCGGTGTCAGAATTTGTCTGTCCTACTACGCTCTAG
- a CDS encoding MBL fold metallo-hydrolase yields MKVEQIYTGCIAHAAYYIESNGEAAVFDPLREVQPYLERAQIDNATIKYVFETHFHADFVSGHLDLRKKTGADIVFGPEAKPAYDAIIATDGQIFEVGNYKVKVIHTPGHTMESTTYLLIDQLGNEHGIITGDTLFIGDVGRPDLAQHVVSDLTEEKLAGHLYDSLRNKIMPLDDNLIVYPNHGAGSACGKMMSKETTDTLGNQKKFNYALQEMSKDEFIKAVLTGLTTPPGYFPQNVLMNIKGYESLDTIIDRATKPLDPEAFEIIANETGALMLDTRDAEVFAEGFIPNSINIGLDGNFAQWVGEMIPDVKQEILLITDPGKEEETITRLSRVGYDFTIGFLKNSFSSWKESGKDFETITRISPQQLEAEYKMGQPLVFDVRKKSEFSSEHLLGAINVPLNEINQHLAQFPKNKPFILHCAGGYRSMIAASILKQRGWQDFSDVRGGFAQITETTVPRSEYVCPTTLL; encoded by the coding sequence ATGAAAGTAGAACAAATTTATACAGGATGCATTGCTCATGCAGCATATTATATCGAAAGTAACGGAGAGGCTGCAGTCTTTGACCCTTTAAGAGAGGTGCAACCATACCTAGAACGTGCACAAATAGATAATGCTACAATCAAGTATGTTTTTGAAACACACTTTCATGCAGACTTTGTAAGTGGCCACCTTGATTTACGTAAAAAAACAGGAGCAGATATTGTTTTTGGTCCCGAAGCAAAACCCGCTTATGATGCTATTATAGCAACAGATGGTCAAATTTTTGAGGTAGGTAATTACAAAGTTAAAGTTATCCACACTCCTGGTCATACCATGGAGAGCACAACATATCTCCTCATAGACCAACTAGGAAACGAGCACGGTATTATCACTGGAGACACACTCTTTATAGGTGATGTAGGTCGTCCAGATCTTGCGCAACATGTAGTGTCTGACCTCACAGAAGAAAAACTCGCTGGTCACTTGTACGACTCTTTGAGAAACAAAATAATGCCCCTAGATGACAATCTTATTGTGTACCCTAATCATGGTGCTGGATCTGCTTGTGGTAAAATGATGAGTAAGGAAACCACAGACACCTTAGGTAATCAGAAAAAATTCAATTATGCGCTTCAGGAAATGTCTAAAGATGAGTTTATAAAAGCTGTACTTACTGGACTTACCACACCTCCTGGATACTTCCCACAAAATGTCTTGATGAACATTAAAGGATATGAAAGCCTGGACACTATAATTGATCGTGCAACTAAGCCACTTGATCCAGAAGCCTTTGAAATAATAGCAAATGAAACAGGTGCACTTATGCTAGATACTCGCGATGCCGAAGTCTTTGCAGAAGGTTTTATACCTAACAGCATAAACATAGGCCTAGACGGTAATTTTGCACAATGGGTAGGAGAAATGATTCCTGACGTAAAACAAGAAATTTTATTAATTACAGATCCAGGCAAAGAAGAGGAAACGATTACTAGACTTTCTCGTGTAGGTTATGATTTTACTATTGGTTTCTTAAAAAATAGCTTCTCCTCATGGAAAGAGAGCGGCAAAGATTTTGAAACAATCACTCGTATTTCACCTCAACAGCTAGAAGCCGAATATAAAATGGGACAACCTCTTGTTTTTGATGTACGTAAAAAGAGTGAATTCTCGTCAGAACACCTACTCGGGGCTATTAACGTGCCTCTCAATGAGATTAACCAGCATCTCGCACAATTCCCAAAAAACAAGCCTTTCATTCTTCACTGCGCCGGAGGATATAGAAGTATGATTGCTGCTTCTATTTTAAAGCAACGCGGCTGGCAAGATTTCAGCGATGTACGAGGTGGTTTTGCTCAAATTACAGAAACTACGGTTCCTAGGTCTGAGTATGTATGCCCTACCACTCTGTTATAA
- a CDS encoding sulfite exporter TauE/SafE family protein: MEILEILGYISALIIGISLGLIGGGGSILAVPVLAYLFSVNEKVATAYSLFIVGASALVGGFKQHLKGYVDWRTAIVFGLPAIVGVTVVRHYVVPALPDILFTTGDFEFTRRMAMFGLFAILMIPAAFSMLKKRKDNKQKGDGTVTYNYPLILIEGLIVGGITGMIGAGGGFLIIPALVILANVEMKVAVGTSLIIIAFKSLMGFFLGDAITMDIDWLFLSIFTSISFAGIFIGSYLSNFIDGDKLKRGFGYFIFVMAIFIFYMEFFVKH, translated from the coding sequence ATGGAGATACTAGAAATACTTGGATATATAAGCGCCTTGATCATCGGCATTTCTTTAGGTCTAATAGGTGGTGGTGGTTCTATACTCGCTGTACCAGTACTAGCTTACTTATTTTCTGTAAATGAAAAAGTCGCTACTGCATATTCTTTATTCATTGTAGGAGCAAGTGCCCTCGTAGGTGGTTTTAAACAACATCTTAAAGGCTATGTAGACTGGAGAACAGCAATTGTTTTTGGACTACCCGCTATTGTGGGAGTTACCGTTGTGAGACACTACGTAGTACCTGCATTACCAGATATTTTATTTACCACAGGTGATTTTGAGTTTACTCGTAGGATGGCAATGTTTGGACTCTTTGCAATCCTCATGATTCCTGCAGCCTTTTCTATGCTTAAAAAAAGAAAGGATAATAAACAAAAAGGTGACGGCACTGTCACTTACAATTACCCACTTATTTTAATAGAAGGTCTCATCGTAGGAGGTATTACTGGAATGATAGGCGCTGGAGGAGGTTTTCTCATCATTCCCGCCCTGGTTATACTAGCAAATGTAGAAATGAAGGTTGCCGTAGGTACTTCTTTAATCATTATTGCTTTTAAATCATTGATGGGCTTCTTTCTAGGAGATGCCATAACCATGGATATTGACTGGTTATTTCTTTCCATATTTACAAGCATATCATTTGCAGGGATTTTTATAGGCAGTTACCTCAGTAATTTTATAGATGGAGATAAATTAAAAAGAGGTTTTGGCTACTTTATATTTGTAATGGCAATATTCATTTTTTACATGGAGTTTTTTGTAAAACACTAA